Part of the Vigna unguiculata cultivar IT97K-499-35 chromosome 3, ASM411807v1, whole genome shotgun sequence genome, ataattttggcATGTTATGGGCGGAAGAAaaagtttcttaaaaaaaatgtgtgaagAAAACATTGCATCCGAGAATAGACGACTCATTCATCAGACGTGGTCCCGAGGAAAAGCACCCAAAAACGTACGTTTCTACAAGTAACCAGTGGCTTTCAGCCACAAGAAAACAAAGCAAACGAGTGAGATAGTAGTTgataattgaatatatataatttatacatgaAATCTCCACAGAGGCATTGCTACCAAGAAAGCTAGTTGCATGTTAAACCAATGCCGAAActatacaaattaaattgaaGTTTGGTTACTATCCAAGCAGCTGTGATGGCCATGAATCTGCAGCTGTGGGATACCTTGCATGCGGTTTACTGATAACAGAACTAGAATTTGGAGCTACTTCGTTAACATTAGGAGCTGGAAACGAAGCTTGAAGATCGGGACGAAAAGGGACAAGCAAAACTGCAGATCCTTGCTGCAAGTTAGGTTCCATAGTATGCAATTGGAGACTCTGTCCTGGAAAATTTGACTGCTCCAGTGGCTCAAGTTCCAAATTAGGAGGTACATTCAGGTCAGGTTTAGATTGAGCAACTCTTGCCTGTATCTCTCCTtgaagtttctcaatttgaGTTTCTAGGCTACAATTCTCCTCCTTCAGCTCATTTTTCTCCATGGTCACCTGCCCAAGGAACGCAATCATGTGAAATCAAAAGAGAAACAAGGCTACAGTGTGACACTACATAAacttatcaattttaaaaatatgatgaaatggTAATTTGCTCAAGGATCTGGCCGAAGTATTAAGTAAATACAAAGTGTTTCCAGTCATCCACATGTTATTTAACACTCTCAAAAGGGTAAAAATGAAGGAGGAAAAAGAGAGTCCATCTTACATAATGCGATTCAGACAACAGTGTGACATTCTCTTTCTTGAGGGACTCGATCTGAGAGAGTAAGTCTTTTAGCAACCTAGCCGCTTCACACAATATAGAAGCCTTTCCATTGTTCTCATTCACATCTAtcctcacaaaaaaaaataccaagaaAAGGAAGacaaaaaacacttaaaatcaTGTTGAGTAATAAGAAACCAAGGATGTAAAGTCTGAACATATTCAAGATACAGGATAGTGGCACAAGAGGTTACCAAGTGCATTGGCAAGATCAAGAAAGAGTTCATTCAAATGTTCACGTTTCATTTTCTCCCTTTCAGCCTTGTGAATTTTCTTGGGAACTTTCCCTTGGTTCATTTTACCAGAAGAAGACCTGAAGCAAATCAAGTTTACAAGAACTGAATCCAGATGAAGAACCTGTAATTCCACATAAAACTACTCATGCAAGAGATGAACTTGTAATTTCACATAGAATAGTGTCATGCAAGAGAAGTGAAAAAGTAGTGATATTAGTCCTGTTCTTTTACACTTCTCAATATGTAATTATTAGAGAAGAAaattaagaaagtaaaataaattaagtttctcacagatattaaaattagtttaaatattaatcaaaaacaattttttggaAAAACTGGGTGAAGAACTTCTATAAATTagctattttaaaatttaatttaaaattttagaagaaaattttatcaatagTTCTGGTCAAATCTTTTGTCCTAACAAGTACAGCCAGACAAATTAACTAATAGCTTTCCTCCACAGAATTACAATTATATTTGCATCAAATCAATAGATCAAATGTTTCAGACAATTTCAGTAAATTTGTCCACATGAATTTGAACCAAAGAAGTACAAAAGGAATTGCCACTGTGAGAAAAAACTACCAGCCCTTGTCACATTCTTTAAAAATGAGAGACAACATGAGCATATCGATCTTATTCTTGCAGTTGTCCCAATGAAATGACATATCACCATTAAAACATGAGAATAGCTGACCTGCTTTTTGATGTCTCAACAACAGCAGGAGCCACACCTTCTGATCCCATGTGAACAAAGCCTTCCAGCaccaaaattctaaaatttccCAAACAGGAAACAACAAAACTACTTCAATACTGACTGCACTTACTCCTCTTATAAAAAGTAAGGACTAGTAAATTGAACACCccaagaaatatttaattttcttttttgagtCGGATACCAAAGAAAAATCCATGTTTCTTGATACAATCAATTCCCTCCCAAGCAATCCAATCAGATAGAGATATGGAGAAAAGAAGTTGAATTCCCAATTTTAATTCTCACAATTCTTAGCAGCCAAACAGAGCATCAATAAATTCAGAGGATAATAAAAGGGGATAACtgaataaaacaaagaaaacagaaaaattgCATAATCGCATAAGAGAAAGAGGTTTTGCTTACTAACCGCTAAGGAGACTGAACAGAAATAGAATTGGAACAGTGAAATTGAAGGATGGAGTTTGGAGTAAAAATAAGAGAGTTAGAAAATGAGAATTAGGGCAGAAGAAAGAGGAAAGAGGATTGGGTTGTCGCGATGGCGTGTGGCGGGATAGCACCTGTCACACGAAGGCGCGTGGCCAGGTCAAGTTCATTCAGTGCAATCAGCAATCACCGATGAGTTCGCCACgtgattttcttttaaacattttttatttacacaAACTTAAATTCATACTCCCgtaagttttcttaattttttctccatatatatatatatatatatatatatatatatatatatatatatatataattattactatattCACCTTTCTCTGTTTTGGATAGATTGTTTGAGTGAGAATGtgtaacaaagaaaataaaataaaataaaataaaagagataatttaaataaactaaaagaaaacaaacatcattaaaaaataatatatttatataatgcataaattataataataattattattttatttttatttttatttattttaataaaaattacatacaaattaattaaggtatatatatatatatatattttaaattgtatgacttaattgttaaaaatgttAAGATAATAGATCAAATTAAGTTGTTTCTTCATGAGATCGTGCGGAAAATGTAGAACGCGTAtggataattttttcttttacatcatTACAATTACTAGTAGCACCCCTGTGACTTTTAAAATACCCATGCATcccaagaaaaataaaaaataaaacaaacgcTCTCACATGATctttgacaaaaagaagaataaatagTGACAATGCATGAACTCAGGGATAATGTGGTGGACTTCAATGGTGACTATATGGTGTGATGGAGACATGTAAACCAGAAAACCATAAACAAAGTGAAAGTGAAAGCAGAAAGAGTTAGAATTAGGGTAAAATTATAACTTCAAGGATATTTTGATCATTTTGCTTTTTACTGTGGGACGCAGGTAGCAATCACAGGGTGTAGGAAGAAAAGCTTCTTTCGGTTTTGAAGAGATCTTAGGCTCAAAAAAGAACTCCAAATCCTGATAGCACAGAGACACCAAAGCCCttctaattattttcattttgaacacatatacttttaattgttataaaaaaaaatgcagttTTAAGTTTTTAGGGACAGTTCTCGAATTTATCCTACTATtgaaaataaggaaaatattttttaactattaaatatttttatattattaaatttcgacaaatttctcttataattttatatattattttttaaataaatttttttattcttaatattttaaaattatttaaaaataacattttatgataaaaaagttatcaaaatttattactcaaaatattattatcctaaaaataaaatattagtctTGGAGAAGTGTGCAAAAGACATATTAAGAAGTTTTGGCGCGTGGCCTCCACAAGGATGCATCAGATGGAACCAAAGCTAAAGGATTTTCCCAACGCGTGTGCCAACCAACTTCCCATGGGAACCACGGGGACCATGTTTGCCATGTCAATTATTTTCCAACTCAGcttcttatttttctcatatattacactttttaatttcttccatacctaaaaaagaatgaaaataccCCACATAAAGTGTCTAGTATgtgaaaatagtaaaatttgtcatacctaaattataattttttcctataatagaaaaatgttgaaataatcatatttgttgttaaaaatgaccatattttaatttactcttaaatatttttaaattgaacttaaaatataaaatattgattaacttatatataaatatatattcattaatttttaaatctcttGTATAGAAGAATGTTTgagaaaaagttatttatatataaaattatcataatgttttttaatgattattgatataaaaaaaactgttgacaaaaagaaaagccaatatgacaattttataataacgaTATTTCATCAGTAATCACCACCAATGATTATGTGTATAGTTGTTAtcatttaaatctttttatgaAGATTATTAAAAGAATTGTTTGTGTAAGTCTTACCTTCAATATTTATTTGCTTGTGTCATTGGTAGCATTATATACATACACTTTTGTGTTTGTAATTCTCCATGTGTTATTAGTGTCTCCTCCAGTCTCCACCTCCATTGGTTTATGTTTCATTTAGTGTGTGACATAATTGTTTCTGTCTTtcttagtgtttttttttttgctttggaTCCACATTGTAACATTCAAGATagttatttgtatttattatttcatcATTAATTTGTTGAACTAATTAATAAGTGtcattgaattatatatttgtttagaaTGTGTTGCTTATAGatattaattgattatattaaataaaaaagcttATAAGGTGATTGGATTGAATTGAAACTtgcatttataaatttaaaacttgatttgttgtatatatttaaatgtaacTTGTAGATTTCAATTAATTTGAAATAGATTGagtaattcaaattaaattcacaatcattaaaatgtatattagaaaaattcatgaaaatgtAATGATGTTATAAGAGATTAGTTAGATTTGTTATTGAAGTAAAATGTGATATCTAATAGGAGAATGCTAACTAATACCATCTAGGTTAAGGCATAATTAACTATcattaatttcatcatttttacattgaaaattgaataattaactcaattaattaaaataatataaatttatataacaaattttataaaaacaaaaatacactaCTAGTAAATCTCGTATTACATGAAATTTtacttgcaaatttgttaaaaaaatttgcaagaaaatatttttttctgttattttttctaagaattttaattaacagATAATTCATTTGTGGAtaatcatttcctacaaaattataaaatttgtaagtatttctgAAACGtattttatacattatattttgcaagaaaattgataacaatttcttgcaattttattttcacaacaaaatttgtaagtattatctacgaaaaaaatttaaaacaaaattaacaagaaGTATGATTGTTTTTAGTAGTGATATCTTTTAGAAATTTCCAAACAATATCTCTCCATTCAATGAAGTCTCacattcatatttaattaatttttttggtaaaCTTTTTAAcggttaacattatttttttattggtttttatgttaattaaaacttgtttttacgtataactatattttattttttagcaacattaaaatataattatttaattaattagatttggATTAATTCAACATACAAAAGTAGTTATTATAAACTAGGAGTGaaaaataaacttagttttgtcCAATGCAATGTTAGTGATGATAAAGGAAAAATTAAGTGTCCtaacatgaattattttaaagaaaaatactcCACACTATCGAAATTAAGGAGCACGTTGATGTGATAAACATTGGTAAAATCTTAATGCAAGTAATATTACttgcaataaaataaataaaattttaatataattaggTTATAAATTAGAGAAAGGAGAGAGATAAAGAGAAGAATAGGAAGAAATCATAAAGAGAAGAATAGGAAGAAATCATAGTTATATTTAAACACTCTTAGTCCAATATATCTTGTTAAGTTGTTAAGGTAAGGAAAAGAGACATTtgaaattatattcattttatatttcattatagaACATAGTTGTTAAggttagagttgtcaaaatgggttggaatccGCGAGCCAACTCGGCTCACCACGAGTTTGgatcgggttgggttgaaatttttttacaaattttaatacgggttgattttttacCCAGCTCATTTAGAACCCGAttcatccgggttgaacccgtggtgagccgggttggctcaccaactcgCAGATAAAAgtgtcacacaagtgtttttttattaagttgggctttacatttggtcatgttaggttttttttttttgccaacaCATGaacaatttgtattttttttttattttgtttcatatttggattgtattaaagtttatttagattttaattagaattataatttagttttgattgaaaaataaataaaaaaattatatattttttaattaagtgaactcgTGAGTCAACctgtttaacccgccaacccgtagTGGGTCAGGCCgagttcgaatttttttggctcgctagaAGGTGAGCTAGGTtaggttggctcactaaatcattAACCCGTGGTGGATCCGGGTCAAGTTGGCTTACCCGTTTTGATAGTTCTAATTAAGGTAAGCGAGGTGTCctataatttcattatatttaattatttattcatatttatgcTCAGTGAGGTCTGTTAtcatcctttttatttttatttatattatttatacattaatcctatttatattatttatctataatTATGTATCGATCTTctttaactatttatattttttgatttttaatatttattatttgttttgacgaataaatatgaaaagattagtcttatttttttaaataataattttataataaataaaaaattgatgacATTAGTTGGAGGCATAACCTTGAATATTTAAATGAGTAAGTTACTTAAGATGAaacatttttgtattattttgttattaatcaTGATGAAACTCATTTATCCCAACTAGccaaattatattcaaatttttctaatgtaaaataaaatggaaaattttTGATTGAAATGTCTTGATAAGAAATTATGTTATATGAATTTTGTTCTCACtttcatatttcattatttGTGTACGAattgtttttttgaaaatatcaatttaaatacaTGGAATCGCCAAATTACCTAGACTTGTTTTATGTTGCGACTACAACAACCTTTTCGAGAATTAGTTGGATCACGAAAATTGTTCacaattaagttatttttttaggaATATGTTTTGTTGACTTTAACATTGGTTTCGACTATAGAAGTGTCAATCATTCTAAAAAGACCCATAATAGAGGTGGTAATGTAGGTTTGGTTCGGCGAGTCGGCCTGCCAAAAAAACGCGGGGTGAGTCAAGATATTGAGCCCGCTAGCATGTAAAAGCCTGACCTACAAAGTCTGCAGCCCACGCGGGCTGACCTGCTTGGGTTGATTCGCGTGGGTTGACCCACATAAAAAAGagaaacttgcacttgtgtatataaTTTACTTTCCTTCTAAACTTTTGCATGAACATTCCAAATTCTTATATGAATGGAAAAgataagtattatgtatttttgaatgtcctaaaatttgaaaaatacatcATGTACGTCaaagtatgaatatgaatatgatgacaatgttgaattatcaatttatcatccaacttcCTAAAgcctttgtttaattttgtgaacttgttaaagttttccaatttgttgaacattaaaAGCTTTACAATaagagttaaaaaaaagaaCGAGTCAACCTAACCTACATTTTACAGGCCAAGTCAGCTCGGCCCACATTTTGTGAGTCATGTGCGGGGTGGGCCTAAATGGGTTGGATCAGCGCACATTACCATCCCTAATACATAGTACATAGTGGTCAATTTTGACATACCTCCCACACTTCATATTAATCCCCTAATTAATATGTTTCCTccatttatgtaaaaataaagtaggagttttgaaaaaatataggaactaaataagatatgatattaatataatacaattttaaaataaccatGTGTTGATGTTGAAAACAACATCAATATAATACAACTTTAAAATAAGAGATGATATTATCCATACAAATGAATGTTAGTAACTagaaaaatttgtaattataaacTCTAGTGGAATGGAAAGAAGAAACATATAGTATCGTGGTGTAAGCCCAATGCCGATTAGGTCTTTGGGCCAAATGATGCTCAGATTCTAGGTTTTAATCTCGATCAGGTCATATGTATAAGGATGTTAGAGAATATTAGAGGTTTGGCGGTTAAAGACGCATTTAAGCGAGTCAACGAATTTAATAGAAGCAATAAAAGAGTGAAGAGAACTTTAAAGACCCTTAAAGGTTGACATGTTAAAATGTATGGGGTCAGAACTACATAAAGGGtgaagaaattataaaaaatgcatAGCATAGTGAATGCTTTGACTGATTGGATTTAGTACTTTTTGCCTAGAACAAGtacaaataaaagaagaaaaaaaattatatatataattagtaatgaaaaaaagaatgaaaataactgATATACATAACATACtaaaggatatatatatacttgcTAAGGAAAAGAACTATGCGTTATATTATATACATGATATAATgtgatagaaataaaaaaaaaatgataaatatcaGAAGATCAACAGGAAGCCCCAAAGCTGAACAAAGTGGCTTACATGTCTGCATggttttatattacctagtacgGAAAATTACAGGATTAGAACATAGACAGAACTATGTTTTGTAACAAATAAGGATTCTGAAAAGAAGATCACAGATTCTTGCATCCATATATATAACGGATAAGGCTTCTGAGTTGATAAATGGAGAACGTAATATTAAATTAACGTCTTGTAACTTTACAAGGTATTTGTCATTActtatacaattttattgtaGTGACACACTAACATATTTGAGTATTCAAATGGCGCTTACAAGTTCCTCTACTGGTGCATGTGGGAGGAGTTCTTATGTCAGCATCATTGTTTGTGCCATTGTGGGGATCTCCCAGAGTTGACCTATAGATAAAGCATTTAATTATTAGTCTATGCTGGTGGATGTTGTCTGAAATTCTAACTTTGATATTCATTTGAGTACAATGATTCAAGAATTATAGAAAttgcatatatttttatatactgTTCACTGATACATAGATTCTTAGAAAAAGTGGTTAAGATGCTTAGAACATAAACGAACCAAGTATGACCCTAATGGtcatcaacaacaaaaaataagttCATCAGTAATTACCAAAAGGTGAGGCAAATTGAGCTTTGTTGTAACATCAGTAGACCTATGTAAACAGAATAAATCCTACAAGTAAAATGCTAAAAATATCTTAAACTTTTGTTGTAAGTTAGAACATATAGAAACCTTTGGCCAAAAGTAGGTATTGTTTTATGTTGTTGAAGCTTAATTTTTCTCAGGAAAACATGTCACAATCACACTGCTTTATCTGTGTGCAAGAACTCAGAAAGAAAAAGGGAAGGAAGGGTACGTAACATCAAGGAAAGAAAAGCCACATCTCACATGTGCAACTCATATTCTATAAGACATGTGTAAAGACAAGAGAAAGGAGACAAGACCCGCGAGACCAGTAGATTATTGAAAATAGCCTGCTACAGCAATCTAGGCTTGAAGCACAACGGTATAAATCAAAGTTACCCTTTTCTAATTTCAAGGTgcagagtgtgtgtgtgtgtgcatgttcCCAGCCACAGCTTGCATATAAGATGCTTCATATTCTATctgcaaaaagaagaagataatgatGAATGACGGTTTTTTAGTCAGAGGACTTCCAGGGAGAAACGAATACATTGTGTCTTCTGTGGTGGCAGAAATGGGTACAACTTGAATGATGAAATAGTACAGGCCAGAGTTCTAAGCCAGATTACTCATCATCACACTGAAACAAGACCCTTTTGAAGTTTGAAGCGACTCAAAATGTTCAAACATAGAGACCAGTTAAAAAGACCAAATGCTGTTGTCACTAAAAATATGGATGATCAcggattaaaaatattttacaaccTCCCTGTATCATGCAAACCATGCAAAAAGATAAaaactgaaaagaaaaacatgttaaaagaTCTTATGACGATCATCATGCTTTACAAAGGTAAACTGGggaaaactcaaagaaaaaaGATCAAAATGTCTGAGATTTGGAAAGTTGTAGCATATAGTTGATCGATCACCTTATACTGACACTGACACTTTTTCTTATGAAGGGAAAGTATGGA contains:
- the LOC114176257 gene encoding transcription factor bHLH47 isoform X1, with amino-acid sequence MGSEGVAPAVVETSKSRSSSGKMNQGKVPKKIHKAEREKMKREHLNELFLDLANALDVNENNGKASILCEAARLLKDLLSQIESLKKENVTLLSESHYVTMEKNELKEENCSLETQIEKLQGEIQARVAQSKPDLNVPPNLELEPLEQSNFPGQSLQLHTMEPNLQQGSAVLLVPFRPDLQASFPAPNVNEVAPNSSSVISKPHARYPTAADSWPSQLLG
- the LOC114176257 gene encoding transcription factor bHLH47 isoform X2, coding for MNQGKVPKKIHKAEREKMKREHLNELFLDLANALDVNENNGKASILCEAARLLKDLLSQIESLKKENVTLLSESHYVTMEKNELKEENCSLETQIEKLQGEIQARVAQSKPDLNVPPNLELEPLEQSNFPGQSLQLHTMEPNLQQGSAVLLVPFRPDLQASFPAPNVNEVAPNSSSVISKPHARYPTAADSWPSQLLG